The following proteins are encoded in a genomic region of Herminiimonas arsenicoxydans:
- a CDS encoding Conserved hypothetical membrane protein (Evidence 4 : Homologs of previously reported genes of unknown function), with protein MNTPESPAATTEHSRTLISFRTAEVIVSIALILGSLIVSWSNYQLGAGWGRYGPEAGYFPMRLAIIVMIASVAVLIHAIRNNDQTPFLEVEQARMVAVILLPLLVFVFAIKYLGIYVASTIFIATFMYFLGKFVWWKCIAISSCVMLTFFFIFEIQFKVPLPKGPLENWLGF; from the coding sequence ATGAATACTCCCGAATCACCCGCCGCAACAACAGAACATTCACGCACACTTATCTCCTTCCGTACCGCCGAAGTCATCGTTTCCATTGCACTGATACTGGGGTCGCTCATAGTCAGCTGGAGTAATTACCAGCTAGGTGCGGGATGGGGAAGATACGGCCCGGAAGCCGGCTATTTCCCCATGCGCCTGGCCATCATTGTGATGATTGCCAGCGTAGCCGTACTGATACATGCCATCCGCAACAACGATCAAACGCCTTTTCTGGAAGTCGAGCAGGCGCGCATGGTGGCAGTCATTCTGCTGCCGCTGCTGGTATTCGTTTTTGCCATCAAGTATCTCGGCATCTATGTCGCGTCGACTATTTTCATCGCGACCTTCATGTATTTTCTCGGCAAATTCGTCTGGTGGAAATGCATCGCCATATCGAGCTGCGTGATGCTGACGTTCTTTTTCATATTTGAAATTCAGTTCAAGGTGCCGTTGCCAAAAGGCCCTCTGGAAAACTGGTTAGGCTTCTAA
- a CDS encoding Conserved hypothetical protein; putative membrane protein (Evidence 4 : Homologs of previously reported genes of unknown function) codes for MEELNSLMQGFGHVLGWQNIGLMLIGILLGIVVGVLPGLGGPNGVAILLPLTFSMNPTSAIILLSCIYWGALFGGAITSILFNIPGEAWSVATTFDGYPLAQQGKAGQALTTAFTGSCFGALFGVLIITFLAPLVAKFALRFGPPEFFAVYFLTFCSFIGMGKEPKAKIIIAMCIGFLLAAVGMDTVSGQLRMTFDFPELLRGFDFLVAVIGLFGVGEILITMEEGLAFKGKKADIDIKVVFKTWAMLPRYWMTLLRSSIIGSWLGITPGGATAASFMGYGMAKKMSRNPDAFGKGAIDGVLAPETAAHAAGTCALLPMLALGIPGSATAAVLLGGLMIWGLQPGPMLFVEQKEFVWSLIASMYLGNIVGLLVVLSTVPLFAAILRIPFSIIAPAIMVVCAIGAFTVHNAQFDIWLMVVFGIVGYIFKKLDYPLAPMVLALVLGDRAEDAFRQTMVGSKGGLAVFWSSGLVGTIMTLALILLLWPLVSSTWKRFRQPVGTAVAVDG; via the coding sequence ATGGAAGAGCTCAATTCATTAATGCAAGGCTTCGGCCACGTTCTCGGCTGGCAAAATATTGGCTTGATGCTCATCGGTATTCTGCTGGGGATCGTGGTGGGCGTACTACCCGGCCTAGGCGGACCGAACGGCGTTGCCATTCTTTTGCCGCTGACGTTCTCGATGAACCCCACATCGGCCATCATCCTGCTGTCTTGTATTTACTGGGGTGCCCTGTTTGGTGGCGCAATTACTTCGATCCTGTTCAATATTCCGGGAGAGGCATGGTCGGTGGCGACCACCTTCGACGGCTATCCGCTGGCGCAGCAGGGCAAGGCCGGACAGGCACTGACCACAGCCTTTACCGGCTCCTGCTTCGGTGCACTGTTCGGCGTCCTGATTATTACCTTCCTCGCACCACTGGTTGCCAAGTTCGCGCTGCGTTTCGGCCCACCGGAATTTTTCGCGGTGTATTTCCTGACGTTTTGCAGCTTCATCGGCATGGGCAAGGAACCGAAAGCCAAGATCATCATTGCCATGTGCATCGGCTTCCTGCTGGCGGCAGTCGGTATGGACACGGTATCAGGGCAACTGCGGATGACCTTCGACTTCCCTGAACTGTTGCGCGGATTCGACTTCCTCGTAGCGGTGATCGGCTTGTTTGGCGTCGGCGAAATCCTGATCACGATGGAGGAAGGTCTGGCATTCAAGGGCAAGAAGGCAGACATCGATATCAAGGTTGTGTTCAAGACCTGGGCGATGTTGCCGCGTTATTGGATGACGCTGCTGCGCTCATCCATCATCGGCTCCTGGCTTGGCATTACGCCAGGTGGTGCCACTGCGGCTTCGTTCATGGGATACGGCATGGCAAAAAAAATGTCGCGCAATCCTGATGCGTTTGGCAAAGGTGCGATCGACGGTGTACTGGCACCGGAAACTGCAGCGCATGCAGCAGGCACCTGCGCATTGCTGCCTATGCTGGCGCTGGGGATTCCAGGTTCGGCCACCGCCGCCGTGCTGCTCGGCGGTTTGATGATCTGGGGACTGCAACCGGGACCGATGCTGTTCGTTGAGCAGAAGGAGTTCGTCTGGAGTCTGATTGCCAGTATGTATCTGGGTAACATCGTCGGCTTGCTGGTGGTGCTGAGCACGGTGCCGCTGTTTGCTGCCATTCTGCGGATTCCGTTTTCGATTATTGCGCCGGCCATCATGGTGGTGTGTGCAATCGGCGCCTTTACCGTGCATAACGCGCAGTTCGATATCTGGCTGATGGTGGTCTTCGGTATCGTCGGATATATCTTCAAGAAGCTGGACTACCCATTGGCGCCTATGGTGCTGGCGCTGGTGCTGGGAGATCGCGCTGAAGATGCGTTCCGCCAAACGATGGTGGGGTCCAAGGGCGGATTGGCCGTATTCTGGAGTAGCGGTCTGGTCGGCACGATCATGACGCTGGCACTCATCTTATTGCTCTGGCCATTGGTCAGCAGCACATGGAAACGTTTTCGCCAGCCTGTCGGCACGGCGGTCGCTGTAGACGGCTAA
- a CDS encoding Putative GntR-family transcriptional regulator (Evidence 3 : Function proposed based on presence of conserved amino acid motif, structural feature or limited homology; Product type pr : putative regulator), with translation MQNTLGGENSNGGPLLPRVERQRLHDAVVEHLQNLIIEGVLAPGMKLNEREVCERLGISRTPLREAMKVLASEGLIDIAPNRGAFVSKMNDNEIWEAFEMMSGLEALSGELAAERISPAEIADIKVLHEAMLVCRAQNDLPGYYSRNQTIHNKINEAARNSMLRQIYLSINRRLLALRFKSNFQEAKWDRAIHEHDEMIKALESRDGKRLAAILRQHLLDKRDSVMADLREAAGHAASGGIAATAKK, from the coding sequence ATGCAAAATACATTGGGTGGTGAAAATAGCAATGGTGGTCCGCTCTTGCCCAGAGTGGAACGGCAGCGTTTGCACGATGCCGTGGTTGAGCATCTGCAAAATCTGATCATCGAAGGCGTGTTGGCGCCCGGCATGAAACTGAATGAGCGCGAAGTATGCGAGCGTCTGGGCATTTCGCGTACACCGTTGCGCGAAGCGATGAAGGTTCTTGCTTCGGAAGGCTTGATCGATATCGCGCCGAATCGCGGCGCGTTTGTATCGAAGATGAACGACAACGAAATCTGGGAGGCGTTCGAAATGATGAGCGGCCTGGAAGCCTTGTCCGGCGAGCTGGCAGCGGAGCGTATTTCGCCGGCTGAAATTGCCGACATCAAGGTCTTGCATGAAGCGATGCTGGTCTGCCGGGCGCAGAACGATTTGCCCGGTTATTACAGCCGCAACCAGACGATACACAACAAGATCAACGAAGCGGCACGCAATTCCATGCTGCGGCAGATTTATCTGTCGATCAACCGGCGTTTGCTGGCTTTGCGTTTCAAGTCCAACTTCCAGGAAGCGAAGTGGGATCGGGCGATTCATGAACATGATGAAATGATCAAGGCGCTGGAATCGCGCGACGGCAAGCGGCTGGCGGCAATTCTCCGCCAGCATTTGCTCGACAAGCGCGATTCCGTGATGGCGGATTTGCGTGAAGCGGCCGGGCATGCTGCAAGCGGCGGCATCGCTGCAACCGCCAAAAAATAA
- the sgaA gene encoding Serine--glyoxylate aminotransferase (SGAT) (Evidence 2a : Function of homologous gene experimentally demonstrated in an other organism; PubMedId : 8898880; Product type e : enzyme), with protein sequence MLKLDFHPAGRHFLNIPGPSPVPDRLLRAMSYPTIDHRGPEFGAMGLKILSGIQKIFKTTQPVVIYPASGTGAWEAALANTLSPGDHVLMFETGHFATLWKKMAESLGIKPEFIGLPGYEGWRNGVRADMIEARLRADTKHDIKAVCVVHNETSTGVTSNIAAVRKAINAAAHPALLLVDTISGLASADYRHDEWGVDVTVSGSQKGLMLPPGISFNAVSKKALEASKTAKLPRAFWGWNEIIEMNKTGYWPYTPNTNLLYALHEALDMILSEGLDNVFERHQRLGAACRTAVQAWGLEIQCADPEVYSPVLTGVVMPDGVDADVVRRLIYERFNMSLGAGLGKAKGKMFRIGHLGETSDLSLMASLAGAEMGLKLAGVKLAGSGVVAAMEYLESHAVPALKIPV encoded by the coding sequence ATGTTGAAGCTCGACTTTCACCCTGCCGGCCGCCATTTTTTGAACATTCCAGGCCCCAGCCCAGTACCGGATCGCCTCTTGCGGGCCATGAGCTATCCAACAATCGATCACCGCGGCCCTGAATTCGGCGCAATGGGATTGAAAATCCTGTCCGGCATACAAAAGATTTTCAAAACCACGCAGCCAGTCGTCATTTATCCGGCATCCGGTACCGGCGCATGGGAAGCCGCGCTAGCCAATACCCTGAGCCCGGGCGACCACGTCCTGATGTTCGAAACCGGTCACTTTGCAACCTTGTGGAAAAAAATGGCGGAGTCGCTGGGTATTAAACCGGAATTCATCGGTTTGCCTGGTTACGAAGGCTGGCGCAACGGCGTACGAGCGGACATGATCGAAGCGCGCCTGCGCGCCGATACCAAACACGACATCAAAGCAGTGTGCGTCGTCCACAACGAAACCTCGACCGGCGTTACTTCCAACATCGCAGCCGTACGCAAAGCGATCAATGCAGCCGCTCACCCTGCATTGCTGCTGGTCGACACCATCTCCGGCCTCGCATCGGCCGACTATCGCCATGACGAATGGGGCGTGGACGTTACCGTATCCGGCTCGCAAAAAGGCTTGATGCTGCCACCAGGCATCAGCTTCAATGCCGTATCGAAAAAAGCGCTCGAAGCCAGTAAAACCGCCAAATTGCCGCGCGCATTCTGGGGCTGGAATGAAATCATCGAGATGAACAAAACCGGTTACTGGCCATATACGCCCAACACCAACTTGCTGTATGCACTACACGAAGCACTGGACATGATCCTGTCCGAAGGACTGGACAATGTATTCGAGCGCCACCAGCGTCTGGGCGCAGCATGCCGCACCGCCGTCCAGGCATGGGGCCTGGAAATTCAATGCGCCGACCCGGAAGTGTACTCGCCGGTATTGACCGGCGTGGTGATGCCGGATGGCGTGGATGCCGACGTCGTGCGTCGCCTGATTTATGAACGCTTCAACATGTCCCTGGGCGCAGGCTTGGGCAAGGCAAAAGGCAAGATGTTCCGTATCGGCCACTTGGGCGAAACGTCCGATCTGTCCTTGATGGCATCGTTGGCCGGCGCTGAAATGGGCTTGAAACTGGCTGGCGTCAAATTGGCAGGCAGCGGCGTTGTTGCAGCGATGGAATACCTGGAGTCGCACGCCGTACCAGCATTGAAAATCCCGGTCTAG
- a CDS encoding Putative D-lactate dehydrogenase (Evidence 3 : Function proposed based on presence of conserved amino acid motif, structural feature or limited homology; Product type pe : putative enzyme), translating to MTTKAIHFAPTHARGTSPLAKRLRKELRGDVLFGNADRGRYATDASIYQIMPIGVVVPRDQADLLLCLDIARSENAPVLARGGGTSQCGQTVGEALVIDSSKWLNNIVDFDPEKRTVTVEPGMVLDHLNAWLKPHGVWFPVDVSTAAQCTIGGMAGNNSCGSRSIEYGNMVHNVLAIDAVLADGTQGRFETLPNMVQTARLQNIVQRLQRIATREQQEIIERVPKVLRRVGGYNIDLFDCQNPRNYTDDGSANLAHILVGSEGTLAFSRQLTLKLAPLPKHKVLGVINFPTFYKGMDAAQHIVKLNPTAVELVDRTMIDLSLNNPAFRPVIEKALVGSPQAILLVEFAGDDKAALLEKLAALADLMSDLSLPGSVVNMVDANEQKSLWDVRKAGLNIMMSMKGDGKPVSFIEDCAVPLVHLAEYTDRLTEVFHKYHTEGTWYAHASVGTLHVRPILDMRRDGAASMRKIAEEASALVREYKGAYSGEHGDGLCRGEWVAWQYGPHINHAFSEIKNLFDPDNRFNPDKIVRPPKMDDKSNFRFAPGYQELPVKTQMDWSAWDVTRDPASGLETAPGTGNDRTGGLAKAVEMCNNNGHCRKFDAGTMCPSYRITKDEKHLTRGRANTLRLALSGQLGAEGLASQDVKDTLDLCVSCKGCKRDCPTGVDMAKMKIEARAAWVNKHGSTLREKMIAFMPRYAPLASTIGGLLAMGNDIPVLSNWLKNRLGLAQQRAFPRFQRSFLSRRKNAQHTATGKEVLLFVDTFNNYMEPENAAAAQAVLEAAGYTVHFNVQAGERPLCCGRTYLSAGMVEQAKQEARRTLDALKPFVERGVAIVGLEPSCLLSLRDEFLDYGYGEEARKLADRAYLFEEFLVHEHAAGRLALDLKPLASPKAMVHGHCHQKAFDAVHPVQTVLKWIPQLDVAVIESSCCGMAGSFGYEAEHYAASQAMGELSLFPAIRQAESGTIFVADGTSCRHQIADGTQESAIHVARVLAAALQED from the coding sequence ATGACTACCAAAGCTATCCACTTCGCTCCGACACATGCGCGTGGAACCAGTCCCCTGGCAAAACGTTTGCGCAAGGAGTTACGCGGCGATGTATTGTTCGGCAATGCTGATCGCGGCCGTTATGCAACCGATGCATCGATCTACCAGATCATGCCGATCGGGGTCGTGGTGCCGCGCGATCAAGCCGATCTGTTGCTATGCCTCGACATCGCACGTTCGGAAAATGCCCCCGTCCTGGCGCGCGGCGGCGGCACCAGCCAATGCGGCCAGACGGTTGGTGAAGCGCTGGTCATCGATAGCAGCAAATGGCTCAACAACATCGTCGATTTCGATCCGGAAAAGCGCACCGTCACCGTAGAACCGGGCATGGTGCTCGATCATCTCAACGCATGGCTCAAACCGCACGGCGTGTGGTTTCCGGTTGATGTATCCACCGCCGCACAATGCACGATAGGCGGCATGGCCGGCAACAACTCCTGCGGCTCGCGTTCCATCGAATACGGCAACATGGTGCACAACGTGCTGGCGATCGATGCCGTACTCGCCGATGGCACGCAAGGACGGTTTGAAACGCTGCCCAACATGGTCCAAACCGCGCGCCTGCAGAATATCGTGCAACGCCTGCAGCGCATCGCAACACGCGAGCAGCAGGAAATCATCGAACGCGTTCCGAAAGTATTGCGCCGTGTAGGCGGTTACAACATCGATCTGTTCGATTGTCAAAACCCGCGCAATTACACCGACGACGGCAGCGCCAATCTGGCGCATATCCTGGTCGGCTCCGAAGGTACGCTAGCCTTCAGCCGCCAGCTGACGCTGAAGCTCGCGCCCTTGCCGAAACATAAAGTGCTGGGCGTGATCAACTTCCCGACTTTTTACAAAGGGATGGATGCCGCCCAGCACATCGTCAAGCTGAATCCCACTGCGGTTGAACTGGTCGATCGCACGATGATCGATCTTTCGCTGAACAATCCGGCATTCCGCCCGGTAATAGAAAAAGCGCTGGTTGGCAGCCCGCAGGCCATCCTGCTGGTGGAATTCGCCGGCGACGACAAGGCTGCCCTGCTTGAAAAACTCGCTGCGCTGGCAGACCTGATGAGCGATCTCAGCCTGCCGGGCTCTGTCGTCAACATGGTCGATGCCAATGAACAAAAGTCCCTGTGGGACGTACGCAAGGCCGGCCTCAATATCATGATGAGCATGAAAGGCGACGGCAAACCCGTTTCCTTTATCGAAGACTGCGCAGTGCCGCTGGTGCATCTGGCCGAATACACCGATCGCCTGACCGAAGTGTTCCACAAATACCATACCGAAGGCACCTGGTACGCACATGCCAGCGTCGGGACGCTGCACGTACGGCCGATTCTCGACATGCGTCGCGATGGCGCTGCCAGCATGCGCAAGATCGCTGAAGAAGCATCGGCGCTGGTGCGCGAATACAAGGGCGCCTATTCAGGCGAGCATGGCGACGGTCTGTGTCGCGGCGAATGGGTGGCGTGGCAGTACGGCCCGCACATCAACCATGCATTCAGCGAGATTAAGAACCTGTTCGATCCGGACAATCGCTTCAATCCGGACAAGATCGTGCGGCCACCGAAGATGGACGACAAAAGCAATTTTCGTTTTGCGCCCGGCTATCAGGAACTGCCTGTCAAGACACAGATGGATTGGTCGGCCTGGGACGTCACCCGCGATCCGGCCAGCGGTCTGGAAACCGCGCCCGGCACCGGTAACGACCGCACCGGCGGTTTGGCCAAGGCAGTTGAAATGTGCAACAACAATGGCCACTGCCGTAAATTCGATGCCGGCACCATGTGCCCGAGCTACCGCATCACCAAGGATGAAAAGCATCTGACGCGCGGCCGTGCCAATACACTGCGTCTGGCGCTGTCCGGCCAGTTGGGTGCAGAGGGTCTGGCCAGTCAGGATGTGAAAGACACGCTGGATCTGTGCGTTTCCTGCAAGGGTTGCAAACGCGATTGTCCGACCGGCGTCGACATGGCAAAAATGAAGATCGAGGCACGGGCGGCATGGGTGAATAAACACGGCAGTACCTTGCGTGAAAAAATGATCGCCTTCATGCCGCGCTATGCTCCGCTCGCCAGCACAATCGGCGGCTTGCTGGCAATGGGCAACGATATTCCGGTGTTGTCGAATTGGCTGAAAAACCGCCTCGGCCTGGCGCAGCAACGTGCGTTCCCGCGCTTCCAGCGTTCCTTCCTGTCCCGTCGCAAAAACGCTCAACATACAGCGACCGGCAAGGAAGTGCTGCTGTTCGTCGATACCTTCAACAACTACATGGAACCGGAGAACGCAGCCGCCGCGCAAGCTGTACTGGAAGCAGCCGGCTATACCGTGCACTTCAATGTACAGGCTGGCGAGCGTCCGCTTTGCTGTGGCCGCACTTATCTGTCGGCCGGTATGGTCGAACAGGCGAAACAGGAAGCGCGCCGCACACTCGATGCATTAAAACCGTTTGTCGAGCGCGGCGTTGCCATCGTCGGCCTGGAGCCATCCTGCCTGCTGTCGCTGCGGGATGAATTCCTTGATTACGGATACGGCGAAGAAGCCAGAAAACTTGCCGATAGGGCTTATCTGTTTGAGGAATTCCTCGTGCATGAACATGCTGCGGGCCGCCTTGCACTGGACCTCAAACCACTGGCCTCGCCGAAGGCGATGGTCCACGGTCACTGCCACCAGAAAGCTTTCGATGCCGTCCATCCGGTGCAAACCGTGCTGAAGTGGATTCCGCAACTCGATGTCGCCGTCATCGAATCTTCCTGCTGCGGCATGGCGGGCAGCTTCGGTTATGAAGCCGAGCATTATGCAGCCTCGCAAGCCATGGGCGAACTGTCGCTTTTCCCTGCCATTCGCCAGGCGGAAAGCGGCACCATCTTCGTTGCAGACGGCACCAGCTGCAGGCATCAGATTGCCGACGGTACGCAGGAAAGCGCGATCCACGTTGCACGTGTTCTGGCGGCGGCACTGCAGGAGGATTGA
- the apaH gene encoding Bis(5'-nucleosyl)-tetraphosphatase, symmetrical (Diadenosine tetraphosphatase) (Ap4A hydrolase) (Diadenosine 5',5'''-P1,P4-tetraphosphate pyrophosphohydrolase) (Evidence 2b : Function of strongly homologous gene; PubMedId : 6317672; Product type e : enzyme), with product MTTYAIGDLQGCHTQLLALLDKIDAITPQAQLVFVGDIVNRGPKSLATLRHLYGLRQRARIVLGNHDLNLLAVACGLRKPHHADTLDDILAAHDREELLTWLRHQPLALEQDGHLCVHAGVLPQWSMQQALALSGEVEAVLQSENWVAFLHGMYGNEPARWDDDLQGADRLRCIVNALTRLRFCSPDGRMDFKTTEAAENPPAGLLPWFDLPDRKTADSTVVFGHWSTLGLLMRPNLLGLDTGCVWGGKLTAVNLQDRTTIQVACPQHQRPSKKN from the coding sequence ATGACTACTTACGCAATTGGCGACCTGCAGGGCTGCCACACGCAACTGCTGGCACTGCTGGATAAAATCGATGCAATCACGCCGCAGGCGCAACTGGTCTTCGTCGGCGATATCGTCAATCGCGGCCCGAAATCCCTAGCAACACTGCGCCATCTATATGGCTTGAGACAGCGCGCCCGCATCGTGCTCGGCAATCACGATTTGAATTTGCTGGCGGTCGCCTGCGGCTTGCGCAAGCCGCACCATGCAGACACTCTCGACGACATACTCGCGGCACACGATCGCGAAGAATTGCTGACCTGGCTGCGCCATCAGCCGCTGGCACTGGAACAGGATGGACATTTGTGCGTGCATGCCGGCGTGTTGCCGCAATGGAGTATGCAACAAGCACTGGCGCTTTCAGGCGAAGTGGAAGCCGTATTGCAAAGTGAAAACTGGGTAGCGTTTTTGCACGGAATGTACGGCAATGAACCGGCACGCTGGGACGATGATCTGCAAGGCGCGGATCGTTTGCGCTGCATCGTCAATGCATTGACGCGCCTGCGTTTTTGCAGCCCGGATGGCCGCATGGATTTCAAAACCACCGAAGCTGCAGAAAATCCGCCGGCCGGCTTGCTGCCCTGGTTCGATTTGCCGGATCGCAAAACCGCCGATAGCACCGTCGTATTCGGTCACTGGTCTACGCTAGGCTTGCTGATGCGGCCCAATCTCTTGGGTCTGGATACCGGCTGTGTGTGGGGCGGCAAGCTGACCGCCGTCAATCTGCAGGATAGAACGACCATACAGGTAGCCTGTCCGCAGCATCAGCGGCCAAGCAAAAAAAACTAG
- a CDS encoding Putative 1-acylglycerol-3-phosphate O-acyltransferase (Evidence 3 : Function proposed based on presence of conserved amino acid motif, structural feature or limited homology; Product type pe : putative enzyme) → MIVVPFVRVMLHLLRGLATAAFIFPWVAAASHDRLSQKWAAGLLSILRIKVDLLPGAAPVHRALIVANHVSWLDIFVINSLQPCRFVAKADIRKWPVLGWLCAQGGTIFIARGKQREVRRVYAGLVSSMEAGQRIAFFPEGTTVAQGALLPFHPNLFEAAIEADVPVQPYAIRYVDEHGNLHAAADFIGDMSFVDSMLLIMKARKMTAHLIVLPPIDTAGTHRRELAQAARAAIADTLGHVEPAEKVA, encoded by the coding sequence ATGATCGTTGTGCCGTTTGTGCGCGTGATGCTGCATTTGTTGCGTGGCCTGGCTACTGCGGCTTTCATTTTTCCCTGGGTCGCTGCGGCAAGTCACGATAGACTCAGCCAAAAATGGGCGGCAGGCCTGCTGTCCATCCTGCGCATCAAGGTGGATTTGCTGCCCGGCGCAGCGCCGGTGCACCGGGCGCTGATCGTGGCCAATCATGTTTCGTGGCTGGATATATTCGTCATCAATTCCCTGCAACCGTGCCGCTTCGTTGCAAAGGCGGATATCCGCAAATGGCCGGTGCTGGGCTGGCTGTGCGCACAAGGTGGCACGATCTTTATTGCACGCGGCAAGCAGCGCGAGGTAAGGCGGGTGTACGCAGGCCTGGTGAGCAGTATGGAAGCCGGCCAGCGCATTGCATTTTTCCCCGAAGGCACGACGGTCGCGCAAGGAGCTCTGTTACCTTTTCATCCGAATCTGTTTGAAGCCGCGATTGAAGCGGATGTGCCGGTGCAGCCGTACGCCATACGCTATGTGGATGAGCACGGCAATCTGCATGCAGCGGCAGATTTTATTGGCGACATGAGCTTTGTCGACAGCATGCTGCTGATCATGAAGGCGCGCAAAATGACAGCGCATTTGATCGTGCTGCCTCCGATAGATACAGCCGGCACGCACAGGCGCGAGCTGGCGCAGGCAGCGCGCGCGGCCATTGCAGATACGCTAGGCCATGTCGAACCTGCAGAGAAGGTGGCCTAG
- a CDS encoding Putative dihydroorotase-like protein (Evidence 3 : Function proposed based on presence of conserved amino acid motif, structural feature or limited homology; PubMedId : 7896697; Product type e : enzyme) — MKIHIKNGHLIDPANGIDAKQDVFIAAGKIAGLGQAPEGFVAAKVIDASGLVVAPGFVDLSARLREPGYEHKATLESEMQAAIQGGVTSLICPPDTDPVLDEPGLVEMLKHRAKSLNQAHVYPLGALTMGLKGAALTEMAELTDAGCIGFAQADQPILDTTVLLRAMQYAKTFDYTVWLRPQDPHLGRKGVAHSGPVASRLGLSGVPVMAETIALHTILELVRVTGTRVHLCRMSSAAGLELVRAAKQEGLPISCDVGAHHIHLTENDIGFFDSNARLTPPLRSQRDRDAIHRALLDGTIDAICSDHTPVDDDEKLLPFGEASPGATGLELLLSLALKWAENCADLDKQSSQQSLVQAIAKISADAARVVGLPSGQLALGSVADICLFDPAARWTVAAKALASQGKHTPFLGYELSGQVKTTIVAGHIAYQR, encoded by the coding sequence ATGAAAATCCACATCAAGAACGGCCATCTGATCGATCCGGCCAACGGCATCGATGCAAAACAGGATGTCTTTATCGCAGCAGGAAAAATTGCCGGCCTAGGACAAGCGCCGGAAGGGTTTGTCGCCGCCAAGGTGATCGACGCCAGCGGTCTGGTGGTCGCGCCCGGTTTTGTCGATCTGAGTGCGCGCTTGCGCGAGCCCGGTTACGAACACAAGGCCACACTGGAATCCGAGATGCAGGCTGCGATACAGGGCGGCGTTACCAGTCTGATCTGTCCGCCGGATACCGATCCGGTGCTGGACGAGCCGGGTCTGGTCGAGATGCTCAAGCACAGAGCCAAGTCCTTGAATCAGGCGCATGTCTATCCGCTCGGGGCCTTGACGATGGGCTTGAAGGGCGCAGCGCTGACCGAGATGGCGGAACTCACCGATGCCGGCTGCATCGGTTTTGCGCAAGCCGATCAGCCGATACTCGATACCACCGTACTGTTGCGCGCGATGCAGTATGCGAAAACGTTTGACTACACAGTCTGGTTGCGTCCGCAAGATCCGCATCTGGGTCGCAAGGGCGTGGCGCACAGCGGGCCGGTCGCCTCGCGTCTGGGTTTGTCCGGCGTGCCGGTCATGGCCGAGACGATCGCCTTGCATACGATACTGGAACTGGTGCGCGTCACCGGCACGCGGGTGCATCTGTGCCGCATGTCCAGTGCAGCGGGACTGGAGTTGGTACGGGCGGCGAAGCAGGAAGGTTTGCCGATCAGCTGCGACGTGGGCGCACACCATATTCACCTGACCGAAAACGATATCGGTTTCTTTGATTCCAATGCGCGCCTGACGCCGCCTTTGCGCAGCCAGCGCGATCGCGATGCGATACACCGCGCCCTGCTGGACGGCACCATCGATGCCATCTGTTCCGACCACACGCCGGTCGATGACGATGAAAAACTGCTGCCGTTCGGCGAAGCGTCGCCCGGTGCCACCGGTCTGGAATTGCTGCTGTCGCTGGCCTTGAAGTGGGCCGAAAATTGCGCCGATCTGGACAAGCAATCGAGCCAGCAATCGTTAGTGCAGGCGATCGCCAAGATCAGTGCCGATGCGGCTCGCGTAGTCGGTCTGCCGTCAGGGCAGTTGGCGCTTGGCAGCGTGGCCGATATCTGCCTGTTCGATCCGGCAGCGCGCTGGACGGTGGCCGCCAAAGCCCTGGCCAGCCAGGGTAAACATACGCCTTTCCTCGGCTACGAATTGAGCGGCCAGGTGAAGACGACGATCGTGGCGGGCCATATCGCGTATCAGCGCTAG